The Halotia branconii CENA392 region GACATAAAACTGAATTCTTGAGTATTGCGTTGTTCTCGTGATTCCGGTTTACGGATGGTGCGGATACCTAGCACATCTACAATGACGCGATCGCCTACTTCTAAATCCCGGAGGATTTTACACCTAGCAACTAAGCCATTGGGAGTTTGAGAAATTGCGATCGCGCCATCCATGCGTTGATTTTCTACCTTCATCCATTGCCCATCGATCCGTACTTCGGTAGGATAAATCGTACTCACGTAGAAATCATCGGGAGCTACGCCAGCTTGAATTACAGGCTCTAGTTTGGCATCTCGCTCGTCTTCGGGCAAGTTGACAGCACCCAAATCAATTAACTGGGAGATGATTTCTTCCATCACCTCGTGGGATGGTGCTGATACCTTAACCTCAGCGGCTGATGTACTTTGCCGCTGTTCTCCCAAGTCGAAATTCAAAACTTGGAAACTACCGCCAGAATCGATAATTAGATCCAAAGCGCGGTTAATTAAACCAGAATCAAGTAAGTGTCCTTCGATGCGAATAATCCGGCTTTCTACTGAGACATTAGCATGAACTTCTGCTCGTACTGGTTCTGTTACCCGCAAGGTAAGACATTTAGCTGCACCACCAGCTTTGAGAAATTCAGTCAAAGGCGTTTCAATGACTTCAAAACCAACATCTGCTAGCCGTGTTTTTAAAGTATCACTGGCTTTGTTCATAATCACGATACTGTCCACATTCACCGTATTACAGGCAAAGTTGACGGCATCAGCTTCGGTAATTGCAATCAGTTTTTCTGGCGCTACTCGCATTTCTATTAAGCGGTTAGAATATGCGTCAAAAGCACCCGGATAGTAAAGTAAATAACCGTTAGCTAAAGGACAAAAGCAAGTATCTAAATGATAAAAGCGCTCATCAATCAATCGTAGAGACAGCACTTCAACGTCTAACCATTTGGCTAGATAAGGATGAGAATCTAATTCCGAACGAAAGCCGTATCCTGCCCAGAGCCAACGCCCTTCGCGGTCGAGGAGTGCGTCTCCGGCTCCTTCAAAGGGTAAATCTTTAGGCAGTTCATAAACTGTGTAACCATTTTCCTCAAA contains the following coding sequences:
- a CDS encoding TIGR00300 family protein, with translation MTSRIRFLMCAPDHYDVDYVINPWMEGNIHKSSRDRAVEQWQKLHHVLKDHAIVDLVTPQNGWPDMVFTANAGLLLGDNVVLSRFLHKERQGEEPYFKQWFEENGYTVYELPKDLPFEGAGDALLDREGRWLWAGYGFRSELDSHPYLAKWLDVEVLSLRLIDERFYHLDTCFCPLANGYLLYYPGAFDAYSNRLIEMRVAPEKLIAITEADAVNFACNTVNVDSIVIMNKASDTLKTRLADVGFEVIETPLTEFLKAGGAAKCLTLRVTEPVRAEVHANVSVESRIIRIEGHLLDSGLINRALDLIIDSGGSFQVLNFDLGEQRQSTSAAEVKVSAPSHEVMEEIISQLIDLGAVNLPEDERDAKLEPVIQAGVAPDDFYVSTIYPTEVRIDGQWMKVENQRMDGAIAISQTPNGLVARCKILRDLEVGDRVIVDVLGIRTIRKPESREQRNTQEFSFMSAGVSSERRVELVVEQVAWELRKIRDAGGKVVVTAGPVVIHTGGGEHLSQLIRQGYVQALLGGNAIAVHDIEQNIMGTSLGVDMKRGVAVRGGHRHHLKVINSIRRYGSIAKAVEAEAIKSGVMYECVHNHVPFVLAGSIRDDGPLPDTQMDLIKAQEEYAKHLEGAEMILMLSSMLHSIGVGNMTPAGVKMVCVDINPAVVTKLSDRGSVESVGVVTDVGLFLSLLIQQLDKLTSPYVSKVG